NNNNNNNNNNNNNNNNNNNNNNNNNNNNNNNNNNNNNNNNNNNNNNNNNNNNNNNNNNNNNNNNNNNNNNNNNNNNNNNNNNNNNNNNNNNNNNNNNNNNNNNNNNNNNNNNNNNNNNNNNNATtatatttctgtaaaataaGAATTTTAGAACTTGTTTACATATCAAAATATGTTTGCATATATCAAAATCAAACTTCAGTTTTCCGTCAGAACTCTCGCCTACCTCGTAACGCCCCTTCCTGGCGGCCACATGCAACGGCGTGTTCCCCTTCTTGTCCCTCGCATTGATCACCGAAGGATTTAATCTAAGAAGCGCCATCACCACCTCAACATTACGCCCTTTCACCGCCATGTGAAACGCCGTCTGCCCCTTTTTATCAATCCTGAAAACGATGCTCGGATCCTTGCTTAGAATTGTTTTCACCACTTGTAAATGGCCCAGTCTCGTGGCGGAGTGCAGAACAGTTTTACCGTTGTTACGGGCAATCTTCGCGAGGCTCGCATCCGTCTCCAGAAGAAGAGTAACTATCTCAATATGTCCCTGTGCGGCGGCGGTATCCAGTGCAGTAGAATTCGCGGAGTTTGTGGTCATAGCAAGATCACGGAAAGTCTGCAATAGCTCTTTCAGCACATCTGTAAAGCACAATGCATGAGACACATTGTTCAAAATTCATAGACCTATTAAAAGGAACACGATTTGATACATCGAAACAGGATGATTACCGAGATGTCCCTGCTTAGCAGCAATGTGCAGTGCGTCGAAGCTGTTACCGGCCTTGACAGAAGCCTCATGCATATCCGAAACTTTCAAAATCTCTCTTACAACTCCGACATGCCCTCTCTCTGCGGCGAGATACAGCGGCGTCTCCCCGTCCTGGTTCTGCTTCACGATCACGTCTTTTACGTCTGCGTCATCGCATTGCGAGAGGATCTTCCTGGCATCCGTTATGCTGCCCTCCCTAGCAGCTATGTGGAGCGGAGTGTCGCCGCGCTTCCCCCGACTGTGCATTGTTCTAAGCCTAGAGTCTTCTTGCCTCTTCTTACCGGCTAAAAGCCATCACTAATTCAGTTAGCAAATTCCAAATCTTAAAGAGAAagtgatggaaaaaaaaaaacgaaatcaTTTTATATCGACAACACTGCAACCAAAAAAGACCAGGCTCGCAGTAGTAGTGCATTACTGGGTCAAAGAGGAGACACTTCCAAGGATTCTCACCGTGTAAACAACGATTAAATCGTTACCTTGTAAACTCAGAGTATTGATaatcacattaaaaaaaaacgaTTCTCAGCTTGTACCATTTCATTCTTATCCACCAAAAAatcctctttcttttattttattttattttacttttacagGTTGTTGCGTTCATTTGGCTTCGTGTTTTGTTTTCTAGTGAGAAAGAGAGCAGTAGAGGCCATTAATATCAGCATCAGGAGATGCGCGAATGCCGAGTTTGTTAAAATTCGGAAAGAACAAAGAAATTGTTTGGAAACGGCTTTATTAGGAATCGGCGGTGGATGATCCAATAGGGAAGAGTCGGCGCAGAATTTTGATCTCTTGCCGAGTATATTACTGAGACCTGGTAGGAAGTGGTAGTTAGTTCTCATGTTCTGCCGAGTTCTCGCGCACCCAGCGGGCATAAAGCGCACTACTACAAAGTCGGCACCGAGAGTCCGAGAAACGCCGAAGTCAATTGCAAAGTCGGTAACTTTAAATATTCTGGACATAATAATTACATATAACCTATTTTCTGGGCCTTACATCTTACCAGCCATGGATCGAGAGAGatatccctagagcaagtggcaaagggcttggtggttggtacccgaggtttcaagttcgaatcctaattgattgacatttccagctaaatttatttctaaataaaataaacgaaacggatagcgtgctatctatctctctcaaaaaaaaaaaaaaaagctttaggtctgtttgaactttgaatCACACCACAGTTCTAGCTACATTAATTGAAGAGCGTAAATTTATAGCAGCAGTTATTTTACCAttctatatgtaatataataaaaatttagtttacaACTATATGCACCTAAATAAAGAATTTATTATTGCAGAACTCTTAACTACGTATCGCAAAATAAGATAAACACATATATTTGTCGCAATTGCATGCAAGTTACTAATTCCAAGTTGAGGTTGCTTTTGTTTgtagtattaattatttatcagtTTCATTCCCTCTTCCAACAGAATCAGTTACTTAACAGTTTTTCAGGATAGCACATGATCTATagatctttgttttttttatagaaaaaaaaaagaagaaggaaagtcCAGAAACAGAGGtccaaaaaaaatgcaaaaacaaTGTATGTGGACTTTGCCCTCACAACAAGCTAGAAAAAATTGGTTTACATCATGATACAACTAGTTTTATTCTATACTCCTCTATTTGACTTAGATAAATCTCTTTGCAGGTATTAAAGCTTCCAAAGAAGATAGTTAACATGATCTTTGGTTTCTCTTTCTATCACATTTCTAAATTGCTTAAATTTTCAGATAAAGCCAATTTAGTTTCCTTCCACAGGAAACTTCTCAACAAATGGATTTGGTCACCAATGCATGTAGATAATAATCAATCAATGTATTTCATCAAATGATGATGATCCTCTGACACTCCATCATCAATTCCCATGCACATGCATGGGGTTCAGTGATGGGCGGCTACTCCTTCAAATGTTGGGAGTCACATGATCACCTCCTTAATCTTAGGCTAAATTTTGAGGGAAATGTCAAAATTTGTTTGCatggtattattattataatgctaagaaaaaaaaaagtcaagacAAAGTTAGAAGCATCATTTGACCACAGAAGGCTTAGGGGCTCATTGTTCTGATTTTTAACAGCAGAAGCTTTTATTAGaacattttaataaaaaaataaatacaaatttatcaCATTGAagtatattaaaataaagttgtTTAAACTTGGTGGTTTCCGTTCTGTTGCAAAATAA
This region of Ananas comosus cultivar F153 unplaced genomic scaffold, ASM154086v1, whole genome shotgun sequence genomic DNA includes:
- the LOC109703952 gene encoding ankyrin repeat-containing protein At5g02620-like is translated as MHSRGKRGDTPLHIAAREGSITDARKILSQCDDADVKDVIVKQNQDGETPLYLAAERGHVGVVREILKVSDMHEASVKAGNSFDALHIAAKQGHLDVLKELLQTFRDLAMTTNSANSTALDTAAAQGHIEIVTLLLETDASLAKIARNNGKTVLHSATRLGHLQVVKTILSKDPSIVFRIDKKGQTAFHMAVKGRNVEVVMALLRLNPSVINARDKKGNTPLHVAARKGRYEVGEKI